The genomic DNA GCCCTCATCCACGACATCCGCGAGATCAGCGGCCGTCTCGGCCTGCCGGTGGCGATCCTGCAGGATCTCGCCGGACCGAAGATCCGCACCGCGAAGCTGCGGGACCGCGACACGATCACCCTGGTTGCGGGGGCCCCCTTCACCCTCACCAACCGCGACGTGCCCGGCGACGAGAAGGAGGTCGGCCTGACCTACCCCGACCTGCCGAGCAACGTGCGCGCCGGCGACACGATCCTGCTCGCGGACGGGGCCATGGAGCTGAAGGTGGAGTCGGCGAGCGAAACGGACGTCCGCTGCACCGTGGTGACGGGCGGCGAACTGGGCTCGAACAAGGGCATCAACCTGCCCGCCCGCTCGATCAACGCGCCCATCCTCAGCGACAAGGACAAGGCCGACCTGCAGTTCGGCCTCGAGCAGGGCGTCGACTTCATCGCCCTGAGCTTCGTGCGCACGGCCCACGACGTGGAGACCGTGAAGCGCCGCATCGAGGACGCCAAGCAGGACACGCCGCTGATCGCGAAGATCGAGAAGTTCGAGGCGCTGGACAACATCGACGAGATCATCGCCGTGGCCGACGGCATCATGGTCGCCCGCGGCGACCTGGGCGTCGAGATCCCGCTCGAGTCGGTGCCGCGCGCCCAGAAGATGCTGATCCACAAGACCAACGCGGCGGCCAAGCCGGTCATCACCGCGACCCAGATGCTGCGCTCGATGGTCGACAACCCGCGGCCCACGCGGGCCGAGGTCACCGACGTCGCCAACGCCATCTACGACGGCACCGACGCGATCATGCTCTCGGAGGAGGCGGCCATCGGGAAGTATCCGGTCGAGGCCGTGAAGGTCATGTCCCGCGTGGCCGCCGACACCGAGGCGAACATCGACTACGAGGGCTGGGGCCGCCGCTACGACGACGAGGACAAGAAGCTCTCCTACAAGAGCGCCGTCGCCCACAGCGCCGTGGCCATGGCCAACGACATCCGCGCCGCGGCCATCATCACCTGCACCAAGAGCGGCAGCACGACGCGCCTCGTGGCCCGCTACCGTCCGCGCCAGGTGCTGCTCACCATGACGCCCGTCTGGCAGACGGCGCTGCGCATGGCCCTGGTCTTCGGGGCGGTGCCCGTGGTCATCGACATGACCGACAGCGCGGAGGGGCTGGAGAAGCTCGCGGTGACCCAGGCCCTGCAGGGCGGCTACGTGAAGCCGGGCCAACCGGTGGTGATCACGGCGGGGCTG from bacterium includes the following:
- the pyk gene encoding pyruvate kinase, whose amino-acid sequence is MNKTKIICTIGPASRDPEVLAKLMEVGMNVARLNFSHGTHAEHAALIHDIREISGRLGLPVAILQDLAGPKIRTAKLRDRDTITLVAGAPFTLTNRDVPGDEKEVGLTYPDLPSNVRAGDTILLADGAMELKVESASETDVRCTVVTGGELGSNKGINLPARSINAPILSDKDKADLQFGLEQGVDFIALSFVRTAHDVETVKRRIEDAKQDTPLIAKIEKFEALDNIDEIIAVADGIMVARGDLGVEIPLESVPRAQKMLIHKTNAAAKPVITATQMLRSMVDNPRPTRAEVTDVANAIYDGTDAIMLSEEAAIGKYPVEAVKVMSRVAADTEANIDYEGWGRRYDDEDKKLSYKSAVAHSAVAMANDIRAAAIITCTKSGSTTRLVARYRPRQVLLTMTPVWQTALRMALVFGAVPVVIDMTDSAEGLEKLAVTQALQGGYVKPGQPVVITAGLPFNVSGTTNLIKVATAEWS